The Juglans microcarpa x Juglans regia isolate MS1-56 chromosome 2S, Jm3101_v1.0, whole genome shotgun sequence genome has a window encoding:
- the LOC121253081 gene encoding uncharacterized protein LOC121253081 isoform X1: MEERSTDSESIVIETLRSRGWCLGDVELVKAIIMIHSALADDASTVVDSVESELMNTDLKSIGDKSLPDPSLLRNRKSSHILGPKVLQVSSVRDITKSSIEDVSRSSSSRRLLKLGLTDGHTEITAIEFAPVPLVPDDLVPGAKVRLEDKATIRSGIVCLNPKVLSFLGGVVQPLYEEWQMNQKYSGFSRSSLRLSPESDTGGPPPFEKLQIRAPSCRFVQQGKSSDYAGSSSKSHGPNAVTGNTDFKPTERKQKLDKSTDMIWNPKAATVTERTEEKPSSFEMRPKEDYAGSSSKSHGPNAVTGNTDFKPNGRKQKLDKSTDMIWNPKAASVTERTEEKPSSVEMRPKEDYAGSTSKSHGPNAVVGNTDFMPTGRQQNLDKLTDMNRNPKTSSVTERTEEKPSSSETRPKEVVESVPVQNQAAAQKLLQKMNHQSWDGRHSKGQRHRGKGNQEEPVVFTLDEWERIKAEGKPLKKDELPDIRRDEKLAWQLQNEFDSEDFHVQRGPHKAAGADDLRMSMFNYTRDDDRFRASGHGGGGRGRGRGRGREKGKWKEREGGRGRRG, translated from the exons ATGGAAGAGAGATCCACCGATTCGGAATCGATTGTTATAGAAACCCTAAGAAGCAGAGGATGGTGTTTAGGAGACGTTGAGCTTGTGAAGGCCATCATCATGATCCACTCCGCTTTGGCCGATGATGCTTCTACCGTGGTGGATTCAGTGGAGTCTGAGCTCATGAACACCGATCTTAAATCTATCGGAGACAAGTCCCTACCCGACCCCTCGCTTCTTCGCAACCGCAAGTCCTCCCATATTCTCGGTCCCAAAGTCCTTCAG GTATCTTCAGTGAGAGACATAACAAAAAGCAGCATTGAGGATGTCTCACGAAGTTCAAGTAGTCGGCGACTCCTAAAGTTAGGTCTCACTGATGGGCACACCGAGATAACAGCTATAGAGTTCGCTCCTGTCCCGTTGGTTCCAGACGACCTTGTTCCAGGAGCTAAG GTCCGTTTGGAAGATAAAGCTACAATACGTAGTGGTATAGTCTGTTTAAATCCTAAAGTGTTATCCTTCTTAGGAGGAGTTGTTCAACCACTCTATGAAGAATGGCAGATGAACCAGAAATATTCAGGTTTCTCCCGGTCATCTTTGAGACTATCACCGGAAAGTGATACAGGAGGCCCTCCTCCATTCGAGAAGCTGCAAATTAGGGCACCTTCATGCCGGTTTGTTCAGCAAGGAAAATCTTCTG ATTATGCTGGGTCTTCTTCCAAGAGCCATGGCCCTAATGCTGTCACTGGAAATACTGATTTTAAGCCAACTGAAAGGAAGCAAAAACTTGATAAGTCAACTGACATGATCTGGAACCCAAAAGCAGCCACTGTTACAGAGAGGACTGAAGAAAAGCCAAGCAGCTTTGAAATGAGACCAAAAGAAG ATTATGCTGGGTCTTCTTCCAAGAGCCATGGCCCTAATGCTGTCACTGGAAATACTGATTTTAAGCCAAATGGAAGGAAGCAAAAACTTGATAAGTCAACTGACATGATCTGGAACCCAAAAGCAGCCTCTGTTACAGAGAGGACTGAAGAAAAGCCAAGCAGCGTTGAAATGAGACCAAAAGAAG ATTATGCTGGATCTACTTCCAAGAGCCATGGGCCTAATGCTGTTGTTGGAAATACTGATTTTATGCCAACTGGAAGGCAGCAAAACCTTGATAAGTTAACTGACATGAATAGGAATCCCAAAAcatcttctgttacagagaggACTGAAGAAAAGCCAAGCAGCTCTGAAACAAGACCAAAAGAAG TGGTGGAGTCTGTCCCTGTTCAAAATCAAGCTGCTGCACAGAAACTactccagaaaatgaatcatcaAAGCTGGGATGGTCGACATTCCAAAGGTCAAAGACATAGGGGAAAGGGGAACCAAGAAGAGCCAGTTGTTTTCACTTTGGATGAATGGGAAAGGATAAAAGCCGAGGGAAAGCCTTTAAAGAAAGATGAGCTTCCAGACATTCGTCGTGACGAGAAGCTTGCATGGCAGCTTCAAAACGAATTTGATTCTGAAGATTTTCAT GTACAAAGGGGTCCACATAAAGCAGCAGGGGCAGATGACTTGAGAATGAGTATGTTTAATTATACAAGAGATGACGATAGGTTTCGTGCATCAGGACACGGAGGGGgtggaaggggaaggggaaggggaaggggaagggaaaaGGGAAAGTGGAAGGAAAGGGAGGGGGGAAGAGGAAGACGTGGTTAA
- the LOC121253081 gene encoding uncharacterized protein LOC121253081 isoform X2 → MEERSTDSESIVIETLRSRGWCLGDVELVKAIIMIHSALADDASTVVDSVESELMNTDLKSIGDKSLPDPSLLRNRKSSHILGPKVLQVSSVRDITKSSIEDVSRSSSSRRLLKLGLTDGHTEITAIEFAPVPLVPDDLVPGAKVRLEDKATIRSGIVCLNPKVLSFLGGVVQPLYEEWQMNQKYSGFSRSSLRLSPESDTGGPPPFEKLQIRAPSCRFVQQGKSSDYAGSSSKSHGPNAVTGNTDFKPNGRKQKLDKSTDMIWNPKAASVTERTEEKPSSVEMRPKEDYAGSTSKSHGPNAVVGNTDFMPTGRQQNLDKLTDMNRNPKTSSVTERTEEKPSSSETRPKEVVESVPVQNQAAAQKLLQKMNHQSWDGRHSKGQRHRGKGNQEEPVVFTLDEWERIKAEGKPLKKDELPDIRRDEKLAWQLQNEFDSEDFHVQRGPHKAAGADDLRMSMFNYTRDDDRFRASGHGGGGRGRGRGRGREKGKWKEREGGRGRRG, encoded by the exons ATGGAAGAGAGATCCACCGATTCGGAATCGATTGTTATAGAAACCCTAAGAAGCAGAGGATGGTGTTTAGGAGACGTTGAGCTTGTGAAGGCCATCATCATGATCCACTCCGCTTTGGCCGATGATGCTTCTACCGTGGTGGATTCAGTGGAGTCTGAGCTCATGAACACCGATCTTAAATCTATCGGAGACAAGTCCCTACCCGACCCCTCGCTTCTTCGCAACCGCAAGTCCTCCCATATTCTCGGTCCCAAAGTCCTTCAG GTATCTTCAGTGAGAGACATAACAAAAAGCAGCATTGAGGATGTCTCACGAAGTTCAAGTAGTCGGCGACTCCTAAAGTTAGGTCTCACTGATGGGCACACCGAGATAACAGCTATAGAGTTCGCTCCTGTCCCGTTGGTTCCAGACGACCTTGTTCCAGGAGCTAAG GTCCGTTTGGAAGATAAAGCTACAATACGTAGTGGTATAGTCTGTTTAAATCCTAAAGTGTTATCCTTCTTAGGAGGAGTTGTTCAACCACTCTATGAAGAATGGCAGATGAACCAGAAATATTCAGGTTTCTCCCGGTCATCTTTGAGACTATCACCGGAAAGTGATACAGGAGGCCCTCCTCCATTCGAGAAGCTGCAAATTAGGGCACCTTCATGCCGGTTTGTTCAGCAAGGAAAATCTTCTG ATTATGCTGGGTCTTCTTCCAAGAGCCATGGCCCTAATGCTGTCACTGGAAATACTGATTTTAAGCCAAATGGAAGGAAGCAAAAACTTGATAAGTCAACTGACATGATCTGGAACCCAAAAGCAGCCTCTGTTACAGAGAGGACTGAAGAAAAGCCAAGCAGCGTTGAAATGAGACCAAAAGAAG ATTATGCTGGATCTACTTCCAAGAGCCATGGGCCTAATGCTGTTGTTGGAAATACTGATTTTATGCCAACTGGAAGGCAGCAAAACCTTGATAAGTTAACTGACATGAATAGGAATCCCAAAAcatcttctgttacagagaggACTGAAGAAAAGCCAAGCAGCTCTGAAACAAGACCAAAAGAAG TGGTGGAGTCTGTCCCTGTTCAAAATCAAGCTGCTGCACAGAAACTactccagaaaatgaatcatcaAAGCTGGGATGGTCGACATTCCAAAGGTCAAAGACATAGGGGAAAGGGGAACCAAGAAGAGCCAGTTGTTTTCACTTTGGATGAATGGGAAAGGATAAAAGCCGAGGGAAAGCCTTTAAAGAAAGATGAGCTTCCAGACATTCGTCGTGACGAGAAGCTTGCATGGCAGCTTCAAAACGAATTTGATTCTGAAGATTTTCAT GTACAAAGGGGTCCACATAAAGCAGCAGGGGCAGATGACTTGAGAATGAGTATGTTTAATTATACAAGAGATGACGATAGGTTTCGTGCATCAGGACACGGAGGGGgtggaaggggaaggggaaggggaaggggaagggaaaaGGGAAAGTGGAAGGAAAGGGAGGGGGGAAGAGGAAGACGTGGTTAA
- the LOC121253081 gene encoding uncharacterized protein LOC121253081 isoform X3 — protein sequence MEERSTDSESIVIETLRSRGWCLGDVELVKAIIMIHSALADDASTVVDSVESELMNTDLKSIGDKSLPDPSLLRNRKSSHILGPKVLQVSSVRDITKSSIEDVSRSSSSRRLLKLGLTDGHTEITAIEFAPVPLVPDDLVPGAKVRLEDKATIRSGIVCLNPKVLSFLGGVVQPLYEEWQMNQKYSGFSRSSLRLSPESDTGGPPPFEKLQIRAPSCRFVQQGKSSDYAGSSSKSHGPNAVTGNTDFKPTERKQKLDKSTDMIWNPKAATVTERTEEKPSSFEMRPKEDYAGSTSKSHGPNAVVGNTDFMPTGRQQNLDKLTDMNRNPKTSSVTERTEEKPSSSETRPKEVVESVPVQNQAAAQKLLQKMNHQSWDGRHSKGQRHRGKGNQEEPVVFTLDEWERIKAEGKPLKKDELPDIRRDEKLAWQLQNEFDSEDFHVQRGPHKAAGADDLRMSMFNYTRDDDRFRASGHGGGGRGRGRGRGREKGKWKEREGGRGRRG from the exons ATGGAAGAGAGATCCACCGATTCGGAATCGATTGTTATAGAAACCCTAAGAAGCAGAGGATGGTGTTTAGGAGACGTTGAGCTTGTGAAGGCCATCATCATGATCCACTCCGCTTTGGCCGATGATGCTTCTACCGTGGTGGATTCAGTGGAGTCTGAGCTCATGAACACCGATCTTAAATCTATCGGAGACAAGTCCCTACCCGACCCCTCGCTTCTTCGCAACCGCAAGTCCTCCCATATTCTCGGTCCCAAAGTCCTTCAG GTATCTTCAGTGAGAGACATAACAAAAAGCAGCATTGAGGATGTCTCACGAAGTTCAAGTAGTCGGCGACTCCTAAAGTTAGGTCTCACTGATGGGCACACCGAGATAACAGCTATAGAGTTCGCTCCTGTCCCGTTGGTTCCAGACGACCTTGTTCCAGGAGCTAAG GTCCGTTTGGAAGATAAAGCTACAATACGTAGTGGTATAGTCTGTTTAAATCCTAAAGTGTTATCCTTCTTAGGAGGAGTTGTTCAACCACTCTATGAAGAATGGCAGATGAACCAGAAATATTCAGGTTTCTCCCGGTCATCTTTGAGACTATCACCGGAAAGTGATACAGGAGGCCCTCCTCCATTCGAGAAGCTGCAAATTAGGGCACCTTCATGCCGGTTTGTTCAGCAAGGAAAATCTTCTG ATTATGCTGGGTCTTCTTCCAAGAGCCATGGCCCTAATGCTGTCACTGGAAATACTGATTTTAAGCCAACTGAAAGGAAGCAAAAACTTGATAAGTCAACTGACATGATCTGGAACCCAAAAGCAGCCACTGTTACAGAGAGGACTGAAGAAAAGCCAAGCAGCTTTGAAATGAGACCAAAAGAAG ATTATGCTGGATCTACTTCCAAGAGCCATGGGCCTAATGCTGTTGTTGGAAATACTGATTTTATGCCAACTGGAAGGCAGCAAAACCTTGATAAGTTAACTGACATGAATAGGAATCCCAAAAcatcttctgttacagagaggACTGAAGAAAAGCCAAGCAGCTCTGAAACAAGACCAAAAGAAG TGGTGGAGTCTGTCCCTGTTCAAAATCAAGCTGCTGCACAGAAACTactccagaaaatgaatcatcaAAGCTGGGATGGTCGACATTCCAAAGGTCAAAGACATAGGGGAAAGGGGAACCAAGAAGAGCCAGTTGTTTTCACTTTGGATGAATGGGAAAGGATAAAAGCCGAGGGAAAGCCTTTAAAGAAAGATGAGCTTCCAGACATTCGTCGTGACGAGAAGCTTGCATGGCAGCTTCAAAACGAATTTGATTCTGAAGATTTTCAT GTACAAAGGGGTCCACATAAAGCAGCAGGGGCAGATGACTTGAGAATGAGTATGTTTAATTATACAAGAGATGACGATAGGTTTCGTGCATCAGGACACGGAGGGGgtggaaggggaaggggaaggggaaggggaagggaaaaGGGAAAGTGGAAGGAAAGGGAGGGGGGAAGAGGAAGACGTGGTTAA
- the LOC121252143 gene encoding transcriptional corepressor LEUNIG-like isoform X1, translating to MSQPNWEADKMLDVYIYDYLMKRNLHASAKAFQAEGKVSVDPVAIDAPGGFLFEWWSVFWDIFIARTNQKHSEPAASYIEQTQLAKAREQQQQQKPQQQQMQMQQLLLQRQQQHQLQQQQQQRRDGNQLLNGTASGLVSSDSLMRQNPATANALPTKMYEERLKLPLQRDALDDGAVKQRLGDNVGQFLDPNHASILKADATGGQAPGQTLHGTPGGISGNLQQVQNRSQHLPGPMQDVKSEMNSMMNPRATGPEGSLAGVHGSNQGSNNLTLKGWPLTGLEHLRSGLLQQQKSLMQSQPFNQLQLQQLLQAQKNLASPSASDLECRRQRMLLNNRNVGVAADDQLNSVGERVSNIGSPGRVGCPVLPHADTDLLLKLQQQQMQHNNQQQQHYAPHPLSSQQSHNSNHHPRQQDKMNVAGSITGDGSISNNFKGNDQAPKSQVGRKRKQPVSSSGPANSSGTANTAGPSPSSPSSPSTHTPGDVMSMPTLSHNGGSSKSLLMFGSDGMGSLTSAPNRLADIDRFVDDGSLEDNVESFLSNDDADPRDRVGQCSDVSKGFAFTEIRLIPASTGEVECCHFSSDGKLLATGGHDRKAVLWCTESFAMKSSLEEHSQWITDVRFSASISRLATSSADKTVRVWDTDNPGYSLRTFTGHSAAVMSLDFHPSKEDLICSCDDSEIRYWSVKNGSCAGIFKGGATQVRFQPRLGRLLAAASEKFVSVLDVETQLCRLKLQGHKNPVHSVCWDPSGEYLASVSDDLVRVWTIGSGNKGECIHELSCTGNKFHTCVFHPTYHSLLIIGCYETLELWNASENKTMTLQHAHDKLVSSLAVSSVTGLVASTSHDKCVKLWK from the exons atgtcTCAGCCCAACTGGGAAGCTGATAAAAT GTtggatgtgtatatatatgattatctTATGAAGAGGAACTTACATGCTTCTGCAAAAGCATTTCAAGCCGAAGGGAAAGTCTCTGTAGATCCTGTTG CGATTGATGCACCTGGTGGCTTTCTTTTTGAATGGTGGTCTGTCTTTTGGGACATATTTATTGCTAGGACAAACCAGAAGCACTCAGAACCAGCTGCATCATACATTGAG CAGACACAATTGGCAAAGGCTAgggagcagcagcagcagcagaaaCCTCAGCAGCAGCAGATGCAAATGCAGCAGCTCTTGTTGCAAAGGCAGCAGCAGCATCAACTtcaacaacagcagcagcagcgaAGAGATGGGAACCAGCTTCTAAATGGCACTGCCAGTGGGCTTGTAAGCAGTGACTCTCTTATGAGGCAGAACCCTGCAACTGCAAATGCCTTGCCAACAAAAATGTATGAGGAAAGACTCAAGCTTCCACTCCAGAGGGATGCCTTGGATGATGGAGCTGTGAAG CAAAGGTTGGGTGACAATGTGGGACAGTTTCTGGACCCAAATCATGCCTCAATACTGAAGGCAGATGCCACAGGTGGCCAAGCTCCagg GCAAACACTTCATGGCACGCCTGGGGGTATTTCTGGGAATCTTCAGCAAGTTCAAAATCGGAGTCAGCACCTTCCAGGGCCCATGCAg GACGTAAAGAGTGAGATGAATTCAATGATGAACCCCAGAGCTACTGGACCAGAAGGATCATTGGCTGGAGTTCATG GATCAAATCAAGGCAGTAACAATTTGACACTAAAAGGATGGCCTTTGACG GGGTTGGAGCACCTTCGATCTGGACTTCTTCAGCAGCAGAAGTCTTTGATGCAGTCCCAGCCTTTCAATCAGCTTCAGCTACAGCAGCTGCTTCAGGCACAGAAAAACTTGGCATCTCCATCTGCTAGTGATTTGGAATGCAGAAGACAGAGAATGCTTCTTAACAATCGAAATGTTGGCGTTGCTGCTGATGACCAGTTAAATTCTGTTGGTGAAAGAGTTTCTAATATTGGATCCCCAGGGCGAGTTGGTTGCCCTGTGTTACCACATGCAGACACAGACCTGCTACTTAAG TTACAGCAGCAACAAATGCAGCACAACAATCAACAGCAACAACATTATGCACCGCATCCACTTTCTAGTCAACAGTCTCATAATTCAAACCACCATCCCCGGCAGCAAGATAAAATGAACGTTGCTGGCAGCATCACTGGAGATGGTAGCATTTCAAACAACTTTAAAGGAAATGATCAG gcTCCAAAAAGTCAAGTTGGGCGAAAGAGAAAGCAGCCAGTATCGTCTTCTGGCCCTGCCAATAGCTCTGGAACTGCAAACACCGCAGGACCCTCCCCAAGTTCGCCTTCATCACCTTCTACTCACACACCAGGAGATGTGATGTCCATGCCAACTTTGTCACATAATGGTGGTTCGTCCAAGTCTCTGCTTATGTTTGGTTCTGATGGCATGGGCTCACTTACATCTGCACCAAACCGGTTG GCTGATATTGACCGTTTTGTGGACGATGGATCTTTGGAAGATAATGTTGAGTCGTTCTTATCTAATGACGATGCAGACCCTAGGGATAGAGTTGGCCAGTGTTCTGATGTCAGCAAAG gCTTTGCATTTACGGAAATCCGGCTTATTCCTGCAAGTACGGGTGAAGTTGAATGCTGTCACTTCTCATCAGATGGAAAATTGCTTGCTACTGGTGGGCACGATAGAAAG GCTGTGTTGTGGTGTACAGAATCCTTTGCAATGAAGTCTTCACTTGAAGAACATTCTCAATGGATAACTGATGTTCGTTTCAGTGCAAGCATATCACGGCTTGCTACATCTTCAGCTGACAAAACTGTCAGGGTGTGGGACACTGATAAT CCTGGCTATTCTCTTCGTACTTTTACGGGGCATTCCGCAGCTGTTATGTCATTGGACTTCCACCCTAGTAAGGAGGACCTTATCTGCTCTTGTGATGATAGTGAGATAAGGTATTGGAGTGTCAAGAATGGCAGTTGTGCTGGCATTTTCAAG GGGGGTGCAACCCAGGTGAGGTTCCAACCTCGTCTTGGAAGGCTTCTTGCTGCTGCCTCAGAAAAGTTTGTATCTGTACTTGATGTAGAGACCCAACTTTGCAGGCTTAAATTACAG GGCCACAAAAACCCTGTCCATTCTGTCTGCTGGGATCCTTCTGGTGAATATCTGGCATCTGTGAGTGATGACCTGGTTAGGGTGTGGACAATTGGCTCCGGTAACAAAGGGGAATGCATTCACGAGTTAAGCTGTACTGGCAACAAATTCCATACCTGTGTTTTCCACCCTACTTATCATTCTCTATTGATCATCGGCTGTTATGAG ACCCTGGAACTGTGGAATGCAAGCGAGAACAAAACGATGACTTTACAACATGCACATGACAAACTAGTCTCTTCCTTAGCAGTATCAAGTGTGACAGGTTTGGTAGCTTCAACTAGTCATGACAAGTGTGTGAAGCTCTGGAAGTGA
- the LOC121252143 gene encoding transcriptional corepressor LEUNIG-like isoform X2: protein MSQPNWEADKMLDVYIYDYLMKRNLHASAKAFQAEGKVSVDPVAIDAPGGFLFEWWSVFWDIFIARTNQKHSEPAASYIETQLAKAREQQQQQKPQQQQMQMQQLLLQRQQQHQLQQQQQQRRDGNQLLNGTASGLVSSDSLMRQNPATANALPTKMYEERLKLPLQRDALDDGAVKQRLGDNVGQFLDPNHASILKADATGGQAPGQTLHGTPGGISGNLQQVQNRSQHLPGPMQDVKSEMNSMMNPRATGPEGSLAGVHGSNQGSNNLTLKGWPLTGLEHLRSGLLQQQKSLMQSQPFNQLQLQQLLQAQKNLASPSASDLECRRQRMLLNNRNVGVAADDQLNSVGERVSNIGSPGRVGCPVLPHADTDLLLKLQQQQMQHNNQQQQHYAPHPLSSQQSHNSNHHPRQQDKMNVAGSITGDGSISNNFKGNDQAPKSQVGRKRKQPVSSSGPANSSGTANTAGPSPSSPSSPSTHTPGDVMSMPTLSHNGGSSKSLLMFGSDGMGSLTSAPNRLADIDRFVDDGSLEDNVESFLSNDDADPRDRVGQCSDVSKGFAFTEIRLIPASTGEVECCHFSSDGKLLATGGHDRKAVLWCTESFAMKSSLEEHSQWITDVRFSASISRLATSSADKTVRVWDTDNPGYSLRTFTGHSAAVMSLDFHPSKEDLICSCDDSEIRYWSVKNGSCAGIFKGGATQVRFQPRLGRLLAAASEKFVSVLDVETQLCRLKLQGHKNPVHSVCWDPSGEYLASVSDDLVRVWTIGSGNKGECIHELSCTGNKFHTCVFHPTYHSLLIIGCYETLELWNASENKTMTLQHAHDKLVSSLAVSSVTGLVASTSHDKCVKLWK from the exons atgtcTCAGCCCAACTGGGAAGCTGATAAAAT GTtggatgtgtatatatatgattatctTATGAAGAGGAACTTACATGCTTCTGCAAAAGCATTTCAAGCCGAAGGGAAAGTCTCTGTAGATCCTGTTG CGATTGATGCACCTGGTGGCTTTCTTTTTGAATGGTGGTCTGTCTTTTGGGACATATTTATTGCTAGGACAAACCAGAAGCACTCAGAACCAGCTGCATCATACATTGAG ACACAATTGGCAAAGGCTAgggagcagcagcagcagcagaaaCCTCAGCAGCAGCAGATGCAAATGCAGCAGCTCTTGTTGCAAAGGCAGCAGCAGCATCAACTtcaacaacagcagcagcagcgaAGAGATGGGAACCAGCTTCTAAATGGCACTGCCAGTGGGCTTGTAAGCAGTGACTCTCTTATGAGGCAGAACCCTGCAACTGCAAATGCCTTGCCAACAAAAATGTATGAGGAAAGACTCAAGCTTCCACTCCAGAGGGATGCCTTGGATGATGGAGCTGTGAAG CAAAGGTTGGGTGACAATGTGGGACAGTTTCTGGACCCAAATCATGCCTCAATACTGAAGGCAGATGCCACAGGTGGCCAAGCTCCagg GCAAACACTTCATGGCACGCCTGGGGGTATTTCTGGGAATCTTCAGCAAGTTCAAAATCGGAGTCAGCACCTTCCAGGGCCCATGCAg GACGTAAAGAGTGAGATGAATTCAATGATGAACCCCAGAGCTACTGGACCAGAAGGATCATTGGCTGGAGTTCATG GATCAAATCAAGGCAGTAACAATTTGACACTAAAAGGATGGCCTTTGACG GGGTTGGAGCACCTTCGATCTGGACTTCTTCAGCAGCAGAAGTCTTTGATGCAGTCCCAGCCTTTCAATCAGCTTCAGCTACAGCAGCTGCTTCAGGCACAGAAAAACTTGGCATCTCCATCTGCTAGTGATTTGGAATGCAGAAGACAGAGAATGCTTCTTAACAATCGAAATGTTGGCGTTGCTGCTGATGACCAGTTAAATTCTGTTGGTGAAAGAGTTTCTAATATTGGATCCCCAGGGCGAGTTGGTTGCCCTGTGTTACCACATGCAGACACAGACCTGCTACTTAAG TTACAGCAGCAACAAATGCAGCACAACAATCAACAGCAACAACATTATGCACCGCATCCACTTTCTAGTCAACAGTCTCATAATTCAAACCACCATCCCCGGCAGCAAGATAAAATGAACGTTGCTGGCAGCATCACTGGAGATGGTAGCATTTCAAACAACTTTAAAGGAAATGATCAG gcTCCAAAAAGTCAAGTTGGGCGAAAGAGAAAGCAGCCAGTATCGTCTTCTGGCCCTGCCAATAGCTCTGGAACTGCAAACACCGCAGGACCCTCCCCAAGTTCGCCTTCATCACCTTCTACTCACACACCAGGAGATGTGATGTCCATGCCAACTTTGTCACATAATGGTGGTTCGTCCAAGTCTCTGCTTATGTTTGGTTCTGATGGCATGGGCTCACTTACATCTGCACCAAACCGGTTG GCTGATATTGACCGTTTTGTGGACGATGGATCTTTGGAAGATAATGTTGAGTCGTTCTTATCTAATGACGATGCAGACCCTAGGGATAGAGTTGGCCAGTGTTCTGATGTCAGCAAAG gCTTTGCATTTACGGAAATCCGGCTTATTCCTGCAAGTACGGGTGAAGTTGAATGCTGTCACTTCTCATCAGATGGAAAATTGCTTGCTACTGGTGGGCACGATAGAAAG GCTGTGTTGTGGTGTACAGAATCCTTTGCAATGAAGTCTTCACTTGAAGAACATTCTCAATGGATAACTGATGTTCGTTTCAGTGCAAGCATATCACGGCTTGCTACATCTTCAGCTGACAAAACTGTCAGGGTGTGGGACACTGATAAT CCTGGCTATTCTCTTCGTACTTTTACGGGGCATTCCGCAGCTGTTATGTCATTGGACTTCCACCCTAGTAAGGAGGACCTTATCTGCTCTTGTGATGATAGTGAGATAAGGTATTGGAGTGTCAAGAATGGCAGTTGTGCTGGCATTTTCAAG GGGGGTGCAACCCAGGTGAGGTTCCAACCTCGTCTTGGAAGGCTTCTTGCTGCTGCCTCAGAAAAGTTTGTATCTGTACTTGATGTAGAGACCCAACTTTGCAGGCTTAAATTACAG GGCCACAAAAACCCTGTCCATTCTGTCTGCTGGGATCCTTCTGGTGAATATCTGGCATCTGTGAGTGATGACCTGGTTAGGGTGTGGACAATTGGCTCCGGTAACAAAGGGGAATGCATTCACGAGTTAAGCTGTACTGGCAACAAATTCCATACCTGTGTTTTCCACCCTACTTATCATTCTCTATTGATCATCGGCTGTTATGAG ACCCTGGAACTGTGGAATGCAAGCGAGAACAAAACGATGACTTTACAACATGCACATGACAAACTAGTCTCTTCCTTAGCAGTATCAAGTGTGACAGGTTTGGTAGCTTCAACTAGTCATGACAAGTGTGTGAAGCTCTGGAAGTGA